In one Fastidiosipila sp. genomic region, the following are encoded:
- the rpoD gene encoding RNA polymerase sigma factor RpoD, which produces MADESADQREAYEQAVSSLMKDEEDEIEEAFDPDAENDDEDDLLAEEDGEEEEETDQESLLERIDDDEMVLKMIYPLINKGKDNDDELRQQEVLDYLEQIKWDEERLDDVIVMLERAGIEVIDEDDIEKEMRERDRNKKAEAFNDAMIVDDPVRMYLKEIGKVELLTADEEKELAARMEAGDWEAKQHLIEANLRLVVSIAKRYTGRGMHFLDLIQEGNLGLIKAVDKFDYTKGFKFSTYATWWIRQAITRAIADQARTIRIPVHMVETINKLIRIQRQLVQELGREPEVEEIAAEMDLTPEKIREIMKISQEPVSLEKPIGEEEDSHLGDFIPDEDAPSPADQAASTLLKEELTKVLSGLTPREEKVLRLRFGLDDGRTRTLEEVGLEFDVTRERIRQIEAKALRKMRGPNMSARLREYLE; this is translated from the coding sequence ATGGCGGATGAATCCGCTGACCAGCGGGAGGCATATGAACAGGCTGTTTCCTCCCTCATGAAGGACGAGGAAGATGAAATCGAGGAAGCGTTCGATCCGGACGCCGAAAACGATGACGAGGACGATCTTTTAGCCGAGGAAGACGGGGAAGAAGAGGAAGAGACAGACCAGGAGTCGCTTCTCGAACGAATTGATGATGACGAGATGGTTCTGAAAATGATCTACCCCCTGATCAACAAGGGCAAAGACAATGACGATGAGCTCAGGCAACAGGAGGTGCTCGATTACCTGGAGCAGATCAAGTGGGATGAAGAGCGGCTGGACGATGTGATCGTCATGCTGGAGCGAGCCGGTATTGAAGTCATCGACGAAGACGACATCGAAAAGGAAATGAGGGAGCGGGACCGTAACAAAAAAGCTGAAGCTTTTAATGATGCCATGATTGTTGATGATCCGGTCCGGATGTACCTGAAGGAAATCGGCAAGGTGGAGCTTCTAACGGCTGATGAGGAAAAAGAACTGGCCGCACGCATGGAGGCCGGGGACTGGGAGGCGAAACAACATCTGATCGAAGCCAATCTCCGCCTGGTGGTCAGTATCGCCAAGCGATACACCGGCCGGGGCATGCATTTCCTTGATCTGATCCAGGAAGGCAATCTCGGCCTGATCAAGGCTGTGGACAAATTTGATTACACAAAGGGATTCAAATTCAGTACCTATGCGACCTGGTGGATCCGCCAGGCCATCACCCGGGCTATTGCCGATCAGGCGAGAACCATCCGGATCCCGGTACATATGGTGGAAACCATCAATAAGCTGATCCGTATCCAGCGCCAGCTGGTTCAGGAACTGGGAAGAGAGCCCGAGGTCGAGGAGATTGCGGCGGAGATGGATCTTACGCCGGAGAAGATCAGGGAGATTATGAAAATCTCCCAGGAACCGGTTTCGCTCGAAAAACCGATCGGCGAAGAGGAGGACAGCCACCTGGGCGACTTTATTCCTGATGAAGATGCGCCCTCGCCTGCCGATCAGGCGGCTTCCACCCTGCTGAAGGAAGAATTGACCAAGGTCCTTTCCGGTCTGACGCCACGGGAGGAAAAGGTGCTCCGCCTTCGTTTCGGCCTGGATGACGGCCGGACAAGAACTCTGGAGGAAGTGGGGTTGGAGTTTGACGTGACCCGTGAACGCATCCGGCAGATTGAAGCCAAGGCACTCCGGAAAATGCGCGGCCCCAATATGAGTGCCAGACTGCGCGAATATCTGGAGTGA
- a CDS encoding SAM-dependent methyltransferase has translation MILDRTCRLGLLADLVRQVPCRRLVDIGCDHAAVPLALLKEGCCESVLVTDVREVPLRAAEKKAGEEGLRAGFQAKLAKGLEGLELNREDILLISGLGGDTIAAILEDHPDKLHLPKRIIIQPQTREETVRSAFFRTGLAITDEQCVEDRGRIYLVILSDRETPGHSRMSELEIYFGPVILSRLAKLVNDPLLNRYLKKRIDRLKKQAPYNSQSAELLETFEQIFHLSYNRWDQG, from the coding sequence GTGATCCTGGACAGAACCTGCCGGCTGGGCCTCTTGGCCGATCTGGTGCGCCAGGTGCCTTGCCGCCGGCTGGTCGACATCGGCTGTGATCACGCAGCAGTCCCTCTTGCACTTCTCAAAGAAGGCTGCTGTGAGTCTGTGCTGGTTACCGATGTCCGCGAGGTGCCGCTCAGAGCCGCAGAAAAAAAGGCCGGGGAAGAGGGCCTGAGAGCAGGTTTTCAAGCAAAACTGGCCAAAGGGCTTGAAGGACTTGAGCTGAACAGGGAGGATATCCTGCTGATCAGCGGTCTGGGGGGCGATACCATTGCCGCCATCCTGGAAGATCATCCGGACAAGCTGCATCTTCCCAAACGGATTATCATTCAACCGCAAACCAGGGAGGAAACCGTTCGTTCAGCTTTTTTCAGGACAGGTCTGGCCATCACAGATGAGCAGTGTGTTGAAGACAGGGGCAGAATCTATCTGGTGATCCTTTCCGACCGGGAGACTCCCGGACATTCGCGAATGAGTGAGCTGGAAATTTATTTTGGTCCGGTGATCCTTTCGCGCCTGGCAAAATTGGTAAATGACCCGCTTCTGAACCGATACCTGAAAAAGAGAATCGACAGGCTCAAAAAACAGGCACCCTACAACAGCCAGTCAGCTGAATTGTTAGAGACATTTGAACAGATCTTCCACCTTTCGTATAATAGATGGGATCAAGGCTGA